A genomic segment from Gracilinanus agilis isolate LMUSP501 chromosome 1, AgileGrace, whole genome shotgun sequence encodes:
- the USP19 gene encoding ubiquitin carboxyl-terminal hydrolase 19 isoform X3 has translation MSGGASATGQRRCPQGLEDATNKKKQKDRVNQESKDGEPKRGPALGLKPYTLQEEQEFKEELLLDWRQNADEVIVKLHVGSGPLRIEEVNVAFTDTDCVVQLPDGRQWSCIFYEEIESSCSKVQARKGGVLQLLLHKKIPLQTWPSLLKKKPVSQDLGLGAHCKENGQEVPSSLLEPGSSPELQREKPEPRNQKRAQGRGEAGTGTGPGAQAGPSAKRAVHLRGVPEGEASRGSPGPRGDGSPSLAEPTVKPVSAEPEASVGEPEQSSLIAHHTQQSSQEENQASSLENPQGGEKMLPHQNEIACPALSQGREEDQNKEEVATTSEATPDELKPEPEPEPEPEPMVILTFVKNDSYEKGPDSVVVHVYVKEICRKTSRVLFREQDFTLVFQTNDMNFLRLHPDCGPHTIFRWQVKLRNMIQPEQCVYHFTSSRIDICLRKRQSQRWGGLEAPATRGAVGGAKVAMPTGPTPLDAAPPGGSPLASQEETRVGEKEKVKTRTEESGLDSVAVRTPPEHVSLKPEPPLTSPKPTCMVPPMPHSPMSSESVEEEEEEEKKVCLPGFTGLVNLGNTCFMNSVIQSLSNTRELRDYFHDRSFEAEINYSNPLGTGGRLAIGFAVLLRALWKGTHHAFQPSKLKAIVASKANQFTGYAQHDAQEFMAFLLDGLHEDLNRIQNKPYTETVDSDGRPDEVVAQEAWQRHKMRNDSFIVDLFQGQYKSKLVCPVCSKLSITFDPFLYLPVPLPQKQKVLTVYYFAKEPHKKPVKFLVSISKENSSAMEVLDSLAQSVHVKPESLRLAEVIKNRFHRVFLPSHSLDTVSPTDLLLCFEVLSPELAKERVVVLQVQQRPQVPSVPIAKCAACQKKQQSEDEKLKRCTRCYRVGYCNQVCQKTHWPDHKGLCRPENIGFPFFISVPESRLTYARLAQLLEGYARYSVSVFQPPFQLGRVSPEQSPQVLSSSTPPVPSTLEAGDGDRDLRPSPESQASPTVAELGDTGSSRSRAPSERNSVPSLDTGLSESTVSIPGEGGFSKDTVGERLLRPEAAVPGYQHSADVLSAHPPPFFINKIDSTNKEQKLEDKGETPLELGDDCSLALVWKNNERLKEFVLVGSKELECVEDPSSASEAARAGHFTLEQCLNLFTKPEVLAPEEAWYCPKCKQHREASKQLMLWRLPNVFIIQLKRFSFRSFIWRDKINDMVEFPVRNLDLSKFCIGQKDDRQLPTYDLYAVINHYGGMIGGHYTAYARLPSDKNSQRSDVGWRLFDDSTVTIVDESQVVTRYAYVLFYRRRNSPVERPPRTPSTDHHPDLGPATEAATSQASRIWQELEAEEELGPEASGRLGHWGPRGWAAPPRRAPDAPDEGCLRYFVLGTMAALVALVLNVFYPLVSQSRWR, from the exons ATGTCCGGAGGGGCTAGTGCCACAGGCCAGCGAAGATGCCCCCAGGGGCTGGAGGATGCCACCAACAAGAAGAAGCAGAAGGATCGTGTGAACCAAGAGAGCAAGGATGGGGAGCCCAAGAGAG GGCCTGCCCTAGGGTTGAAACCGTATACCCTTCAAGAGGAGCAAGAATTCAAGGAAG AACTGCTGCTAGATTGGAGGCAAAATGCAGATGAAGTGATTGTAAAGCTGCATGTGGGGTCTGGGCCTTTGCGGATAGAAGAAGTAAATGTGGCCTTCACCGATACAGACTGTGTGGTGCAGTTACCAG ATGGTCGGCAGTGGAGCTGCATATTTTATGAGGAGATTGAAAGTTCCTGCAGCAAGGTCCAGGCCCGAAAGGGTGGTGTCCTACAGTTGTTATTGCATAAGAAGATTCCACTTCAGACCTGGCCTTCCCTCCTG AAAAAGAAGCCTGTTAGTCAGGACTTGGGACTTGGGGCCCATTGCAAAGAAAATGGACAAGAGGTGCCCTCCAGTCTTCTAGAACCGGGATCTAGCCCAGAACTCCAAAGAGAGAAACCAGAGCCACGAAATCAGAAGCGAGCCCAGGGCCGAGGCGAAGCAGGcacaggaacaggtcctggagctcAAGCAGGACCTAGTGCCAAGCGGGCAGTGCACCTCCGGGGGGTTCCTGAAGGGGAGGCCTCTAGGGGCAGCCCAGGTCCTCGAGGTGATGGCTCTCCCTCTTTAGCAGAACCCACAGTTAAG CCTGTTTCAGCAGAGCCTGAGGCATCTGTTGGGGAGCCAGAGCAGTCATCCTTGATAGCCCATCATACTCAACAGTCCAGTCAGGAGGAAAATCAAGCCTCTTCTCTAGAGAATCcccagggaggggagaagatgcTACCACACCAGAATGAGATAGCCTGCCCAGCCCTCTCCCAGGGTAGAGAAGAGGACCAGAATAAGGAGGAGGTAGCAACAACTTCAGAAGCTACACCTGATG AACTCAAGCCAGAGCCAGAGCCTGAACCTGAGCCTGAGCCCATGGTAATACTGACATTTGTGAAGAATGACTCCTATGAGAAGGGTCCAGATTCGGTGGTTGTACATGTTTATGTAAAGGAGATCTGCCGGAAGACGTCCCGAGTACTGTTTCGTGAACAGGATTTCACTTTGGTTTTCCAGACCAA TGATATGAACTTTCTGCGGCTGCACCCAGACTGCGGACCACATACTATCTTCCGATGGCAGGTGAAGCTCAG GAACATGATTCAGCCAGAGCAGTGTGTGTATCACTTCACTTCTTCACGAATAGACATCTGCCTCAGGAAGCGGCAGAGTCAGCGCTGGGGGGGCCTTGAGGCCCCAGCCACACGAG GTGCAGTGGGTGGTGCAAAGGTTGCCATGCCGACAGGCCCAACTCCCCTGGATGCAGCCCCACCAGGTGGCTCCCCTCTGGCCAGCCAGGAAGAGACTCGagttggggagaaggaaaaggtgaaGACTCGGACTGAAGAATCAGGGCTGGACAGTGTAGCAGTCCGTACTCCACCAGAGCATGTGTCCCTGAAGCCAGAGCCCCCTCTCACCTCG CCCAAGCCCACATGCATGGTCCCTCCCATGCCTCACAGCCCCATGAGCAGTGAGAGcgtggaagaggaggaggaagaagagaagaaggtatGCTTGCCTGGTTTCACAGGCCTTGTCAACTTGGGCAACACCTGCTTCATGAATAGTGTCATCCAGTCCTTGTCAAATACTCGAGAACTTCGAGACTACTTCCATG ATCGTTCATTTGAGGCAGAGATAAACTACAGCAATCCTCTAGGCACAGGTGGACGACTGGCCATTGGCTTTGCAGTGTTGTTGCGAGCACTATGGAAAGGCACCCACCATGCCTTCCAGCCCTCCAAGCTGAAG GCCATTGTGGCAAGCAAGGCCAACCAGTTCACTGGCTATGCTCAGCATGATGCCCAGGAGTTCATGGCTTTCTTGTTGGATGGGCTGCATGAGGACTTGAACCGAATCCAGAATAAACCCTATACGGAGACTGTAGATTCTGATGGACGTCCTGATGAG gTAGTTGCTCAGGAGGCATGGCAACGGCACAAAATGAGGAATGACTCGTTCATTGTCGATCTGTTCCAAGGACAGTACAAGTCAAAACTGGTGTGCCCTGTGTGTTCCAAG CTCTCCATCACCTTCGACCCATTCCTGTACCTGCCTGTCCCCCTGCCTCAGAAGCAGAAAGTGCTCACTGTGTACTACTTTGCCAAGGAGCCACACAAGAAGCCTGTCAAG TTCCTGGTGAGCATCAGCAAGGAGAACTCCAGTGCTATGGAGGTGCTTGACTCCCTGGCCCAAAGTGTTCATGTGAAGCCTGAAAGCCTTCGACTGGCTGAG GTGATTAAGAACCGATTTCACCGTGTATTCCTGCCATCACATTCACTGGACACTGTCTCTCCTACTGATCTGCTCCTTTGCTTTGAAGTGCTGTCCCCAGAACTGGCCAAGGAGCGGGTGGTAGTCCTTCAGGTGCAGCAG CGTCCTCAAGTACCCAGTGTCCCCATTGCCAAGTGTGCTGCCTGCCAGAAGAAGCAGCAGTCTGAAGATGAGAAATTGAAGCGTTGTACCCGCTGTTACCGTGTTGGTTACTGCAACCA GGTTTGTCAAAAGACTCATTGGCCAGATCACAAAGGCCTGTGCCGTCCAGAGAATATTGGCTTCCCCTTCTTCATCAGTGTCCCTGAGTCCCGCCTCACCTATGCTCGCCTGGCTCAGCTCCTGGAGGGCTATGCTCG GTATTCTGTGAGTGTGTTCCAGCCACCCTTCCAACTAGGCCGTGTATCACCAGAACAGAGCCCTCAGGTGCTAAGCAGCTCTACACCccctgtgccaagcactttggaGGCAGGGGATGGGGACCGGGACTTAAGACCCTCACCAGAATCCCAGGCGTCCCCTACAGTGGCTGAGCTTGGTGACACAGGTTCCTCAAGGAGCCGGGCACCCTCTGAACGGAATTCTGTGCCCAGTCTTGACACAGGCCTCTCAGAGTCAACAGTCAGCATACCTGGTGAAGGAGGATTTTCCAAAGACACTGTTGGGGAGAGGTTGCTCAGGCCTGAAG CTGCTGTCCCAGGCTACCAGCACTCAGCTGATGTCCTGAGTGCCCATCCACCCCCATTTTTTATCAACAAAATTGATTCTACCAACAAGGAGCAAAAACTAGAAGACAAAG GTGAAACCCCCTTGGAATTGGGTGATGACTGCAGCTTGGCTTTGGTTTGGAAGAACAACGAAAGGCTGAAGGAGTTTGTGCTTGTTGGCTCCAAAGAGCTTGAGTGTGTTGAGGACCCCAGCTCAGCCAGTGAGGCAGCCAGGGCTGGCCACTTTACTCTGGAGCAGTGTCTCAATCTCTTCACCAAACCTGAGGTGTTAGCCCCAGAAGAAGCCTG GTACTGTCCCAAGTGTAAGCAACATAGGGAGGCATCCAAGCAGCTGATGCTGTGGCGCCTTCCAAACGTGTTCATTATCCAGCTGAAGCGCTTCTCCTTCCGAAGCTTCATCTGGAGGGATAAAATCAATGACATGGTGGAATTCCCtgtcag GAACCTGGACTTGAGCAAGTTTTGCATAGGCCAGAAGGATGATCGGCAGCTTCCAACTTATGACCTGTATGCAGTCATCAACCACTATGGGGGCATGATAGGAGGCCATTACACTGCTTATGCCCGCCTGCCTAGTGACAAGAACAGCCAGCGGAGTGATGTGG GCTGGAGACTATTTGATGACAGCACAGTGACCATAGTAGATGAAAGCCAGGTAGTGACCCGCTATGCCTATGTCCTCTTCTACCGTCGGCGAAACTCTCCTGTAGAGAGGCCTCCAAGGACCCCTTCCACTGACCACCACCCTGATCTGGGGCCAGCTACTGAGGCGGCCACCAGCCAG GCTTCCCGGATCTGGCAGGAACTGGAAGCAGAGGAAGAGCTGGGGCCAGAGGCCTCAGGACGTCTGGGCCACTGGGGGCCTCGAGGCTGGGCAGCCCCACCGAGGCGGGCCCCTGACGCACCAGATGAGGGCTGTCTCCGCTACTTCGTCCTGGGCACCATGGCTGCCCTGGTGGCACTCGTCCTCAATGTATTCTATCCATTGGTGTCCCAGAGCAGATGGAGATGA
- the USP19 gene encoding ubiquitin carboxyl-terminal hydrolase 19 isoform X4 produces MSGGASATGQRRCPQGLEDATNKKKQKDRVNQESKDGEPKRGPALGLKPYTLQEEQEFKEELLLDWRQNADEVIVKLHVGSGPLRIEEVNVAFTDTDCVVQLPDGRQWSCIFYEEIESSCSKVQARKGGVLQLLLHKKIPLQTWPSLLKKKPVSQDLGLGAHCKENGQEVPSSLLEPGSSPELQREKPEPRNQKRAQGRGEAGTGTGPGAQAGPSAKRAVHLRGVPEGEASRGSPGPRGDGSPSLAEPTVKPVSAEPEASVGEPEQSSLIAHHTQQSSQEENQASSLENPQGGEKMLPHQNEIACPALSQGREEDQNKEEVATTSEATPDVCTELKPEPEPEPEPEPMVILTFVKNDSYEKGPDSVVVHVYVKEICRKTSRVLFREQDFTLVFQTNDMNFLRLHPDCGPHTIFRWQVKLRNMIQPEQCVYHFTSSRIDICLRKRQSQRWGGLEAPATRGAVGGAKVAMPTGPTPLDAAPPGGSPLASQEETRVGEKEKVKTRTEESGLDSVAVRTPPEHVSLKPEPPLTSPKPTCMVPPMPHSPMSSESVEEEEEEEKKVCLPGFTGLVNLGNTCFMNSVIQSLSNTRELRDYFHDRSFEAEINYSNPLGTGGRLAIGFAVLLRALWKGTHHAFQPSKLKAIVASKANQFTGYAQHDAQEFMAFLLDGLHEDLNRIQNKPYTETVDSDGRPDEVVAQEAWQRHKMRNDSFIVDLFQGQYKSKLVCPVCSKLSITFDPFLYLPVPLPQKQKVLTVYYFAKEPHKKPVKFLVSISKENSSAMEVLDSLAQSVHVKPESLRLAEVIKNRFHRVFLPSHSLDTVSPTDLLLCFEVLSPELAKERVVVLQVQQRPQVPSVPIAKCAACQKKQQSEDEKLKRCTRCYRVGYCNQVCQKTHWPDHKGLCRPENIGFPFFISVPESRLTYARLAQLLEGYARYSVSVFQPPFQLGRVSPEQSPQVLSSSTPPVPSTLEAGDGDRDLRPSPESQASPTVAELGDTGSSRSRAPSERNSVPSLDTGLSESTVSIPGEGGFSKDTVGERLLRPEAAVPGYQHSADVLSAHPPPFFINKIDSTNKEQKLEDKGETPLELGDDCSLALVWKNNERLKEFVLVGSKELECVEDPSSASEAARAGHFTLEQCLNLFTKPEVLAPEEAWYCPKCKQHREASKQLMLWRLPNVFIIQLKRFSFRSFIWRDKINDMVEFPVRNLDLSKFCIGQKDDRQLPTYDLYAVINHYGGMIGGHYTAYARLPSDKNSQRSDVGWRLFDDSTVTIVDESQVVTRYAYVLFYRRRNSPVERPPRTPSTDHHPDLGPATEAATSQASRIWQELEAEEELGPEASGRLGHWGPRGWAAPPRRAPDAPDEGCLRYFVLGTMAALVALVLNVFYPLVSQSRWR; encoded by the exons ATGTCCGGAGGGGCTAGTGCCACAGGCCAGCGAAGATGCCCCCAGGGGCTGGAGGATGCCACCAACAAGAAGAAGCAGAAGGATCGTGTGAACCAAGAGAGCAAGGATGGGGAGCCCAAGAGAG GGCCTGCCCTAGGGTTGAAACCGTATACCCTTCAAGAGGAGCAAGAATTCAAGGAAG AACTGCTGCTAGATTGGAGGCAAAATGCAGATGAAGTGATTGTAAAGCTGCATGTGGGGTCTGGGCCTTTGCGGATAGAAGAAGTAAATGTGGCCTTCACCGATACAGACTGTGTGGTGCAGTTACCAG ATGGTCGGCAGTGGAGCTGCATATTTTATGAGGAGATTGAAAGTTCCTGCAGCAAGGTCCAGGCCCGAAAGGGTGGTGTCCTACAGTTGTTATTGCATAAGAAGATTCCACTTCAGACCTGGCCTTCCCTCCTG AAAAAGAAGCCTGTTAGTCAGGACTTGGGACTTGGGGCCCATTGCAAAGAAAATGGACAAGAGGTGCCCTCCAGTCTTCTAGAACCGGGATCTAGCCCAGAACTCCAAAGAGAGAAACCAGAGCCACGAAATCAGAAGCGAGCCCAGGGCCGAGGCGAAGCAGGcacaggaacaggtcctggagctcAAGCAGGACCTAGTGCCAAGCGGGCAGTGCACCTCCGGGGGGTTCCTGAAGGGGAGGCCTCTAGGGGCAGCCCAGGTCCTCGAGGTGATGGCTCTCCCTCTTTAGCAGAACCCACAGTTAAG CCTGTTTCAGCAGAGCCTGAGGCATCTGTTGGGGAGCCAGAGCAGTCATCCTTGATAGCCCATCATACTCAACAGTCCAGTCAGGAGGAAAATCAAGCCTCTTCTCTAGAGAATCcccagggaggggagaagatgcTACCACACCAGAATGAGATAGCCTGCCCAGCCCTCTCCCAGGGTAGAGAAGAGGACCAGAATAAGGAGGAGGTAGCAACAACTTCAGAAGCTACACCTGATG TCTGCACAGAACTCAAGCCAGAGCCAGAGCCTGAACCTGAGCCTGAGCCCATGGTAATACTGACATTTGTGAAGAATGACTCCTATGAGAAGGGTCCAGATTCGGTGGTTGTACATGTTTATGTAAAGGAGATCTGCCGGAAGACGTCCCGAGTACTGTTTCGTGAACAGGATTTCACTTTGGTTTTCCAGACCAA TGATATGAACTTTCTGCGGCTGCACCCAGACTGCGGACCACATACTATCTTCCGATGGCAGGTGAAGCTCAG GAACATGATTCAGCCAGAGCAGTGTGTGTATCACTTCACTTCTTCACGAATAGACATCTGCCTCAGGAAGCGGCAGAGTCAGCGCTGGGGGGGCCTTGAGGCCCCAGCCACACGAG GTGCAGTGGGTGGTGCAAAGGTTGCCATGCCGACAGGCCCAACTCCCCTGGATGCAGCCCCACCAGGTGGCTCCCCTCTGGCCAGCCAGGAAGAGACTCGagttggggagaaggaaaaggtgaaGACTCGGACTGAAGAATCAGGGCTGGACAGTGTAGCAGTCCGTACTCCACCAGAGCATGTGTCCCTGAAGCCAGAGCCCCCTCTCACCTCG CCCAAGCCCACATGCATGGTCCCTCCCATGCCTCACAGCCCCATGAGCAGTGAGAGcgtggaagaggaggaggaagaagagaagaaggtatGCTTGCCTGGTTTCACAGGCCTTGTCAACTTGGGCAACACCTGCTTCATGAATAGTGTCATCCAGTCCTTGTCAAATACTCGAGAACTTCGAGACTACTTCCATG ATCGTTCATTTGAGGCAGAGATAAACTACAGCAATCCTCTAGGCACAGGTGGACGACTGGCCATTGGCTTTGCAGTGTTGTTGCGAGCACTATGGAAAGGCACCCACCATGCCTTCCAGCCCTCCAAGCTGAAG GCCATTGTGGCAAGCAAGGCCAACCAGTTCACTGGCTATGCTCAGCATGATGCCCAGGAGTTCATGGCTTTCTTGTTGGATGGGCTGCATGAGGACTTGAACCGAATCCAGAATAAACCCTATACGGAGACTGTAGATTCTGATGGACGTCCTGATGAG gTAGTTGCTCAGGAGGCATGGCAACGGCACAAAATGAGGAATGACTCGTTCATTGTCGATCTGTTCCAAGGACAGTACAAGTCAAAACTGGTGTGCCCTGTGTGTTCCAAG CTCTCCATCACCTTCGACCCATTCCTGTACCTGCCTGTCCCCCTGCCTCAGAAGCAGAAAGTGCTCACTGTGTACTACTTTGCCAAGGAGCCACACAAGAAGCCTGTCAAG TTCCTGGTGAGCATCAGCAAGGAGAACTCCAGTGCTATGGAGGTGCTTGACTCCCTGGCCCAAAGTGTTCATGTGAAGCCTGAAAGCCTTCGACTGGCTGAG GTGATTAAGAACCGATTTCACCGTGTATTCCTGCCATCACATTCACTGGACACTGTCTCTCCTACTGATCTGCTCCTTTGCTTTGAAGTGCTGTCCCCAGAACTGGCCAAGGAGCGGGTGGTAGTCCTTCAGGTGCAGCAG CGTCCTCAAGTACCCAGTGTCCCCATTGCCAAGTGTGCTGCCTGCCAGAAGAAGCAGCAGTCTGAAGATGAGAAATTGAAGCGTTGTACCCGCTGTTACCGTGTTGGTTACTGCAACCA GGTTTGTCAAAAGACTCATTGGCCAGATCACAAAGGCCTGTGCCGTCCAGAGAATATTGGCTTCCCCTTCTTCATCAGTGTCCCTGAGTCCCGCCTCACCTATGCTCGCCTGGCTCAGCTCCTGGAGGGCTATGCTCG GTATTCTGTGAGTGTGTTCCAGCCACCCTTCCAACTAGGCCGTGTATCACCAGAACAGAGCCCTCAGGTGCTAAGCAGCTCTACACCccctgtgccaagcactttggaGGCAGGGGATGGGGACCGGGACTTAAGACCCTCACCAGAATCCCAGGCGTCCCCTACAGTGGCTGAGCTTGGTGACACAGGTTCCTCAAGGAGCCGGGCACCCTCTGAACGGAATTCTGTGCCCAGTCTTGACACAGGCCTCTCAGAGTCAACAGTCAGCATACCTGGTGAAGGAGGATTTTCCAAAGACACTGTTGGGGAGAGGTTGCTCAGGCCTGAAG CTGCTGTCCCAGGCTACCAGCACTCAGCTGATGTCCTGAGTGCCCATCCACCCCCATTTTTTATCAACAAAATTGATTCTACCAACAAGGAGCAAAAACTAGAAGACAAAG GTGAAACCCCCTTGGAATTGGGTGATGACTGCAGCTTGGCTTTGGTTTGGAAGAACAACGAAAGGCTGAAGGAGTTTGTGCTTGTTGGCTCCAAAGAGCTTGAGTGTGTTGAGGACCCCAGCTCAGCCAGTGAGGCAGCCAGGGCTGGCCACTTTACTCTGGAGCAGTGTCTCAATCTCTTCACCAAACCTGAGGTGTTAGCCCCAGAAGAAGCCTG GTACTGTCCCAAGTGTAAGCAACATAGGGAGGCATCCAAGCAGCTGATGCTGTGGCGCCTTCCAAACGTGTTCATTATCCAGCTGAAGCGCTTCTCCTTCCGAAGCTTCATCTGGAGGGATAAAATCAATGACATGGTGGAATTCCCtgtcag GAACCTGGACTTGAGCAAGTTTTGCATAGGCCAGAAGGATGATCGGCAGCTTCCAACTTATGACCTGTATGCAGTCATCAACCACTATGGGGGCATGATAGGAGGCCATTACACTGCTTATGCCCGCCTGCCTAGTGACAAGAACAGCCAGCGGAGTGATGTGG GCTGGAGACTATTTGATGACAGCACAGTGACCATAGTAGATGAAAGCCAGGTAGTGACCCGCTATGCCTATGTCCTCTTCTACCGTCGGCGAAACTCTCCTGTAGAGAGGCCTCCAAGGACCCCTTCCACTGACCACCACCCTGATCTGGGGCCAGCTACTGAGGCGGCCACCAGCCAG GCTTCCCGGATCTGGCAGGAACTGGAAGCAGAGGAAGAGCTGGGGCCAGAGGCCTCAGGACGTCTGGGCCACTGGGGGCCTCGAGGCTGGGCAGCCCCACCGAGGCGGGCCCCTGACGCACCAGATGAGGGCTGTCTCCGCTACTTCGTCCTGGGCACCATGGCTGCCCTGGTGGCACTCGTCCTCAATGTATTCTATCCATTGGTGTCCCAGAGCAGATGGAGATGA